The nucleotide window GCTGTTCGATGATCTTGACAAGAGGGTATTGGACAGCGGCATCGATGCGGTCGTTATTGCCGGGAACACAAAATCGGATTTGGGTTTGGTTATTCGTGTTTACGGAAGCCCTGATCGATCAATAGTTAGTCTGGATGGATTCCAGGTGATCCTGCGAAAATCAAAGAGATAGTTGAAGGGTATTCCCCGCGTGTCGCGGGGGTTGAAGGCAACGGCCCACAGGCCGGTCTCGACCAGAAGAGTATTCCCCGCGTGTCGCGGGGGTTGAAGGGAGGGGTCGGTGTAGTTGATGACGCGCCCGCCGTATTCCCCGCGTGTCGCGGGGGTTGAAGGAATTCGACCGCTATGCCGCCCGCTACGGTCGGGTATTCCCCGCGTGTCGCGGGGGTTGAAGGCATCGTTGACAATGAGCGGCGTCAGTAGCGCAGTATTCCCCGCGTGTCGCGGGGGTTGAAGGTGGCGGCGTCGAGCTTCCTGCCTTCCAGCGCCGTATTCCCCGCGTGTCGCGGGGGTTGAAGGTACAGGCTCATGGGGCGCGGACTCCTCGCCTCGTATTCCCCGCGTGTCGCGGGGGTTGAAGGCCAGGAGGCTACATGTCTGTGATCGACATCCCGTATTCCCCGCGTGTCGCGGGGGTTGAAGACACGGCATGAGCTATTCCCTGACGCTGCATAAGTATTCCCCGCGTGTCGCGGGGGTTGAAGGCAACAGCTCTTGGCGCGCGCGGTCGATCGGCTGTATTCCCCGCGTGTCGCGGGGGTTGAAGGCAGGCGCCTCCTCACCGCGGCCGCGAACGCCAGTATTCCCCGCGTGTCGCGGGGGTTGAAGGAAACGCATCGCCACCTCGGCATCGATCTATTCGTATTCCCCGCGTGTCGCGGGGGTTGAAGGAAACGGTGCACGGCGCACCGGAAAGGGCGCAAGTATTCCCCGCGTGTCGCGGGGGTTGAAGGCAGAATGAAGGCTCATGGCGCAATCGCGCAACGTATTCCCCGCGTGTCGCGGGGGTTGAAGGGGAGATGGAGGGTGCCTCCGCCGGGGTCGCCAGTATTCCCCGCGTGTCGCGGGGGTTGAAGGGCCGGAGCAACCCCCGTGGGTGCCGAGCCGCCGTATTCCCCGCGTGTCGCGGGGGTTGAAGGCAAGACCTCCTCGGCGACTCGCCGCTCCGAGGGTATTCCCCGCGTGTCGCGGGGGTTGAAGGGCGTGGCCTTGATCGCTAAAGAGGGCGATTTGGTATTCCCCGCGTGTCGCGGGGGTTGAAGGCAAGGAGGGTACGTATGACTTCCGTCCGGCTCGTATTCCCCGCGTGTCGCGGGGGTTGAAGGAATCCGACGCCCTGCTCAAGCTCGTGCGCGACGTATTCCCCGCGTGTCGCGGGGGTTGAAGGAAATTGCCGGGCGCGAATAGCCGAGCGTCTCGGTATTCCCCGCGTGTCGCGGGGGTTGAAGGCAAAGATCTTGCGCAGGACTAACAGGTCAGCCGTATTCCCCGCGTGTCGCGGGGGTTGAAGGAAAGAGCAAGAAGGCTACGACCGCAGCGCCGCGTATTCCCCGCGTGTCGCGGGGGTTGAAGGGCTGCGGGAGCTTGAACTTGTTGGGGCGATGAGTATTCCCCGCGTGTCGCGGGGATTGAAGGAAGAGAGCGGCGCCGTCGTCAGCTGCGAGGTCGTATTCCCCGCGTGTCGCGGGGGGTTGAAGGATTTCGTCGCAGGTCATGGGGCGAAAGGTGATCATCGATGATGCCCCGTCGCGGCCGGCTGCAGGGCGGATGATCAGAGGGTATTGCAAGGCCCTGCAAAACCTGTTACCGTTGGGCTTGGGCTGAATATTGCCCGCAGGATTCTTGACCGGCGCTAGCCGGCCTTACGGGTGGCCTGAGTTCGAGAGAGTGCTCAGGCAGGCAACCCGCCTCCCGCCGCGATTCGCGGCCCCGACAGTCGAGACCTTCTCCTGTCGTCTTGCGTCCAGGTGACCCTGGACACCGGCAAAGGGCAGTTCCCCTCCCTTCTGTCGTATCCGGCCCTTACGGGCCCACCGCGAAGTTCTGCGGTTTTCCACCCCCTGTAGAGGTTGTCCTGGCCCTGGCTTGCGCTTGTCGCGCGCCCGAGGCTGAGACAAATCCGCTGGACGCGCCTTGCGGCGGTCCTGGAGATGCCGGCCGGCATCGAAGGATGGGGCATGTCGATCCGGGGCAGCCGCCCGGGTCACGCCTGCCGGGAGCGCGGTGCCGTTCGCAAGAACGGTGCTGCCTCCCGGCGAGGTTCTTCCATCCGCATCAATCCCGATCACCTGTCGTCCCGCATCAGGGACGATCACCTGTCGTCCCGCATCAGGGACGATCACCTGTAGCGGCATGTCCCGCCGCCCAGCTCCCCCCCCCAAGCACCACCCCCGTCGAATTGCCGCATCAAGGATGATCACCTTTGCCTCTGCATCATTGGCGATCACTCAGCTTTACAAAATCAATCGCGATCACCTGTCTGAAAAGCAGGCTGTTTTCCTGGCGCTTCGTCAATGAGGATTCTGGAAAACAGTTTCTGGGAGCAATCCCATCGTGGGCGCACGTAAATCGCAACCACTTTCCCCGCATGTGATGCGGGGGATTTCAGCTGCGGAGAAATCCGCGGCACCAACCCGTTTGGGGACACATGAATCCCCAACGGGGCTCATTGCGTCCCCAGAAAGGAGATGCTGTGAGCAAATTCTTTCCGACAGCCGAAAGGCCGAAGAACGAAAGAACCGAAGTGACCCTTCGGTGGGCGGAGTGGCAAGCCAAGAACGGCAGCCACCTGTCCAAGCGGATTGGCGTTTTCCGTAAAGGGCAATTCGAACTCGTGGTGTATGAATACGGCGGCGTATGTGGGGTCCTGAAAAGGAAGCCGCGCAAACCGCCGCGTAACCCCGAGCTCGTCGAATTTCGCCCGTGGTCGGAACCGTTCGATGCTGTCGCCAGCAAACTGGCAGGGCGCGGATGGAAGATCCAGCAAGTGGATACGCTGGAGGCCGGCCATGCGAACTGAGCCAAACAGC belongs to Opitutaceae bacterium and includes:
- a CDS encoding type I-E CRISPR-associated endoribonuclease Cas2, with product MVVKLIKPRQSLRGYCRRFLVEPSANLFVGKANRVLFDDLDKRVLDSGIDAVVIAGNTKSDLGLVIRVYGSPDRSIVSLDGFQVILRKSKR